In Hermetia illucens chromosome 1, iHerIll2.2.curated.20191125, whole genome shotgun sequence, one genomic interval encodes:
- the LOC119647217 gene encoding uncharacterized protein LOC119647217 yields the protein MLILNATATCNTTTAHHISPIVRIDENTILINDNNGRIIENGSEMATNGTFLLIHSNDVHINGTLYPVTSRKPTMEPQTPSVFNLKNLQKIDQMTDQFEAKKNK from the coding sequence TAACGCCACAGCCACGTGCAACACCACGACAGCCCACCACATTTCACCAATTGTACGAATCGACGAGAATACAATACTCATCAACGACAACAATGGAAGGATCATCGAGAACGGTAGCGAGATGGCTACTAACGGAACTTTCCTCCTTATTCACTCGAATGACGTACACATAAATGGCACGCTATATCCAGTAACATCCAGGAAGCCGACAATGGAACCACAGACACCGAGCGTTTTCAACCTAAAGAATTTGCAAAAGATCGATCAAATGACAGACCAGTTTGAAGCGAAAAAAAACAAGTAA